A window of the Bos indicus x Bos taurus breed Angus x Brahman F1 hybrid chromosome X, Bos_hybrid_MaternalHap_v2.0, whole genome shotgun sequence genome harbors these coding sequences:
- the LOC113887952 gene encoding melanoma-associated antigen B17-like, which translates to MPRRHKRKSHARGKRHQVRGDTQEAQASAAEAPKELCPSSDSSAPQGSLPSSPAAGDHQELQGAMAPSSPDAGPSCAGSGEGAQGPEEESAGASQEAPATQSTRKDPLARKARILVEFLLEKYTKKEPIMQSALMKIVSRKYRQHFPKILSTARERVELVFGLEMKEVDGRGNIYTLIRKLNLGGNDCLPDEGVLPKSHLLMVLLGVIFMNGNHATEEEIWEFLSMLGIYAGRRHCIFGDPKGSSPKIWCRRST; encoded by the coding sequence ATGCCTCGGAGGCACAAGAGGAAGTCCCATGCCCGAGGGAAACGCCACCAGGTCCGGGGGGACACTCAGGAGGCCCAGGCCAGTGCTGCCGAAGCCCCAAAGGAACTGTGCCCCTCCTCCGACTCTTCTGCCCCTCAGGGTTCTCTCCCGAGCTCCCCTGCTGCTGGTGATCACCAGGAGCTTCAGGGAGCCATGGCCCCTAGCTCTCCTGATGCAGGGCCTTCATGTGCAGGATCTGGtgaaggtgcccagggccccGAGGAGGAAAGTGCAGGTGCCTCCCAGGAAGCCCCTGCCACTCAGAGCACTCGAAAAGATCCTCTGGCCAGGAAGGCCAGGATACTCGTGGAGTTCCTGCTGGAGAAGTACACCAAGAAGGAGCCCATCATGCAGAGCGCCCTGATGAAAATCGTCAGCAGGAAGTATAGGCAGCACTTCCCTAAGATCCTCAGTACAGCCCGTGAGCGCGTGGAGCTGGTCTTTGGCCTGGAGATGAAGGAAGTCGATGGTAGAGGGAACATCTACACCCTCATCAGGAAGCTCAACCTCGGGGGAAACGATTGTCTGCCTGATGAGGGAGTGCTGCCCAAGTCCCATCTCCTCATGGTGCTCCTGGGGGTCATCTTCATGAATGGTAACCACGCCACTGAGGAGGAGATCTGGGAATTCCTCAGTATGTTGGGGATCTATGCTGGGAGGAGGCACTGCATCTTTGGAGACCCCAAAGGCTCATCACCAAAGATCTGGTGCAGAAGGAGTACCTGA